The Metarhizium brunneum chromosome 3, complete sequence DNA window TGCGGTGGCGCAGGCGGGCcagggcggcgccgatgcgCAGGTGGTGCTCCGGGTCCTCGGACTCGAGGACGGAGACCTGGACGATGGGCACGTCGGCGGCCGGGTTGACGAGCAGCATGGGGATGAAGACGCCGTGGTCCCAGCCGCGGTTGGGGTCCAGGCGGGCGCGCAGgccgtgggcgtcgaggagcgACTTGATCTCGCGGGCGACGGGGGGGTCGCCCGGCGCCGGGTACTTGAGGGCGTAGGACTCGGACGGGAAGCCCGAGTAGTCGTAGTACAGGTCGTGGCgggcggcggaggagacGGTCGGCACCGCCGTGGACCAGTGCGCCGTGACGAGGACAATGGCCCGCGGGGCCGACGGCGTGCCCAGGCCGAGGATCTTGGGCACGCAGTTCTTGAGGGAGTAGACGATGGACTCGTGGTTCTTGTCGCCCAGGATGGGGAGGGGGCCTGTGTGTGGTGTTTCAGCTGCTGCGGCCGTGTCTGGGGCGGCGTGAGGGTGCCTGTTTACCTCCCCCGTGCGAGAGCGCAATGACGGGCGCGACGGGCATTGTGGTGGCAGTCAGTCTGCTCGCGGAGTGGAGAGACGCCTTCATGGAGTCGGTTGATGGGACGGGGCGGCGAGAGAAACGGGCTCGTCGTTCTGGCCGTCGTCAAGTTTATGTACCCGCCCGGCCGCCCTCGGAATCATGCCACGGTTCCGAGCTATCAATCGATGTCGGCTCGGGACCCTGTGGCGCAAGGCATTTCGCCCATCATGGATCATGGATGGCATTCAAGCTTCTGGTCACATCATCTGCCGCGCGGGGAGGTCCACCACGTCGCGCCTGTTTATTTGTCAGCGCCGCCATGTCGCCAGACCACCACGTGGGAATCGACGGGCGGGTTCATCGCCGTGGTCCCCTCTGCGGCCATGAGGTGTGCCAAAGACGGCCTGGACATTGTTGACGAATCGACTACGGCTATACAAACACCGAGACCCTGCCGTTGCCGGCCGCCACCGCTCGAATCCTCGACCCAATCTCCAACGGACTGCCCTCGCTAATCATAAAGTGGcccttgtcctcgtcctcgtccacccTGACGCCCAGGATCTTGTAGATATTCCGGCTCACCAGGTCCAGCGCCGACTTCTCCGTAAACCTCCCGTTGCCGTTTCTATATGCGGTGCCTGCTTCAAAGCCCAGGTCACGCACGTACCAGTCCTCCGGCAAGCCCACGGCGACCGTGACGCCGGCCGTCACGAGCCAATCCGCCGCCGTTCCATTGGTAAGCGGCGCGCCGGAGAGCGCGCGTCTCTGGTCCCACGTCTGGGGCATGGGCTGCAGAGGCTGGAGGATGACGCCGACAGACGCCGCGGCCAGTTCTGCGGCCACGAGATAGGACTCTGCGCCGCCCATGACGGCCATGTTGATCTTGGACTTGAGCGCCCCCTCGACCTCGGACTTGATGCGGAGAGCAGAGGCAATTCCGTCGGCAGAGTTGATGGTCAGCGCGAGAACGAGGTTGCCGGAAACGACCCTCTTCAGGTACGCCGCCTCGGAGTATGCCTCGGGCTCCTCGTCAGACTTGCCCGCGTCCAGGAGCTTCTTGCGCAGCGCGCCAA harbors:
- the LIGB_1 gene encoding Extradiol ring-cleavage dioxygenase, with the protein product MPVAPVIALSHGGGPLPILGDKNHESIVYSLKNCVPKILGLGTPSAPRAIVLVTAHWSTAVPTVSSAARHDLYYDYSGFPSESYALKYPAPGDPPVAREIKSLLDAHGLRARLDPNRGWDHGVFIPMLLVNPAADVPIVQVSVLESEDPEHHLRIGAALARLRHRNIAIIGSGFASLHNFAAMRGLRFAGRAFVRDFKALSDEWNAALTAAATAEATDDRWAALRAWRTLPHANQMHPPRAGEHFMPLLVCAGAAGDGEKAGVYKDVYSGVDILTYYWGAPQVD